In Helianthus annuus cultivar XRQ/B chromosome 8, HanXRQr2.0-SUNRISE, whole genome shotgun sequence, a single genomic region encodes these proteins:
- the LOC110872913 gene encoding defensin SD2-like produces the protein MLDHSSLSLSFSLSLSLSLSLSLSLSLDLKVKMKSSIMKLFAALLLVVMCLLANEMGGPIMVEARTCLSQSRKFKGACFSDNNCGNVCKSEGFPRGKCRGFRRRCFCVKHC, from the exons ATGCTAGAtcactcttctctctctctctctttctctctctctctctctctctctctctctctctctctctctctctctctagatctcAAGGTGAAGATGAAGTCTTCCATCATGAAGCTGTTTGCAGCATTGTTGCTTGTTGTCATGTGTCTACTGGCCAATG AAATGGGTGGTCCGATCATGGTGGAAGCGAGAACATGTCTGTCCCAGAGCCGCAAGTTCAAGGGGGCGTGCTTTAGCGACAACAACTGTGGTAACGTGTGCAAATCTGAAGGGTTTCCTAGAGGAAAGTGTCGTGGTTTTCGACGCAGGTGCTTCTGCGTCAAACACTGTTAG